Proteins encoded by one window of Halobaculum halobium:
- a CDS encoding DUF7093 family protein: MGLRCLLGHDFSEPRTERDREVRGDEVITTITEVKECSRCGETRVVSENKEVTSADRSRGDATSETVAESDRADGSAAIGGENAVDGTAADPTAADPTAPDPTAEEPVSADEPASADESVPADESIPADEPVSADESVPADEPVTAAESNATDDDGFDHPNAEPIDDDVDPDVEEDAEIIDADDAGDADGTTQGRGHGEWPDADANRRDDGAEGDRSEGDREPTEWPEAERPHSPAEGEDEDVEFIGVDDDAATEDAAANEARTDVIPDAKRADESGVAAEPADEDVEFIDGDGPGGWPEQAAEDEGYDAELGDDDAGVSVDGNLTPQVDTEVANEEDVEFIEADSDADAVAGGQSPGVGSGDAGGSAPGADDGTGSGGDDAGRSPSTVDLQTTVDRADTVYVCPDCGNNEAVGASSMRAGDICPECKRGYIEERERQ, from the coding sequence ATGGGACTCAGGTGTCTCCTCGGTCACGACTTCTCGGAGCCGAGGACGGAACGGGACCGCGAGGTGCGGGGGGACGAGGTCATCACCACGATCACGGAGGTGAAAGAGTGCAGCCGCTGCGGCGAGACGCGCGTGGTCTCCGAGAACAAGGAGGTGACGTCGGCCGACCGGAGCCGGGGCGACGCAACGTCCGAGACAGTCGCCGAGTCCGATCGCGCCGACGGATCGGCGGCGATCGGCGGGGAGAACGCCGTAGACGGGACGGCGGCCGACCCGACGGCAGCTGATCCGACAGCACCCGACCCGACAGCAGAGGAACCGGTGTCGGCCGACGAACCGGCATCGGCTGACGAATCGGTACCGGCTGACGAATCGATACCGGCTGATGAACCAGTATCAGCTGACGAATCGGTACCGGCTGACGAACCGGTGACGGCGGCCGAATCCAACGCGACGGACGACGACGGATTCGACCACCCGAACGCGGAGCCGATCGACGACGACGTCGATCCGGACGTCGAGGAGGACGCGGAGATCATCGACGCGGACGACGCGGGCGACGCCGACGGGACCACACAGGGTCGCGGACACGGCGAGTGGCCCGACGCAGACGCGAACCGCCGGGACGACGGCGCCGAGGGCGACAGGTCCGAGGGCGACCGCGAACCGACTGAGTGGCCCGAAGCCGAGCGGCCACACAGCCCGGCGGAGGGCGAAGACGAGGACGTGGAGTTCATCGGCGTCGACGACGACGCGGCGACCGAGGACGCCGCCGCCAACGAGGCGCGAACGGACGTGATCCCGGACGCGAAGCGAGCCGACGAATCCGGCGTGGCGGCCGAGCCGGCCGACGAAGACGTGGAGTTCATCGACGGCGACGGCCCCGGAGGGTGGCCCGAACAGGCCGCCGAGGACGAGGGGTACGACGCCGAGCTCGGCGACGACGACGCTGGCGTCTCCGTCGACGGCAACCTCACGCCGCAGGTCGATACCGAGGTGGCGAACGAGGAGGACGTGGAGTTCATCGAGGCGGATTCGGACGCCGACGCGGTCGCAGGCGGACAATCGCCCGGAGTCGGTTCCGGCGACGCCGGCGGCAGCGCCCCCGGCGCCGACGACGGGACCGGGTCGGGCGGTGACGACGCCGGTCGCTCTCCCTCGACCGTCGACCTGCAGACGACCGTCGACCGCGCGGACACCGTCTACGTCTGTCCGGACTGCGGGAACAACGAAGCCGTCGGCGCCTCCTCGATGCGGGCCGGCGACATCTGTCCAGAGTGCAAGCGGGGGTACATCGAGGAGCGCGAGAGACAGTAG
- a CDS encoding DUF6432 family protein, with translation MRVPPEFRDRDDTQVAVLDALVGRADDGMTVLELRSGVDATIDEVEDALSELKTAGLIEVEQADGRVRIYPDERAVPDPGEQVDDDPGLLETIRRRLGL, from the coding sequence ATGAGGGTGCCGCCCGAGTTCCGCGACAGGGACGACACGCAGGTGGCGGTTCTCGACGCGCTCGTCGGACGTGCCGACGACGGCATGACCGTGCTGGAGCTGCGGTCGGGCGTCGACGCGACGATCGACGAGGTGGAAGACGCGCTCTCGGAACTGAAGACGGCCGGGTTGATCGAGGTGGAGCAGGCGGACGGGCGGGTCCGTATCTATCCCGACGAACGCGCGGTCCCGGACCCGGGCGAGCAGGTCGACGACGACCCCGGGCTGCTCGAGACGATCCGCCGACGGCTCGGGCTGTGA
- a CDS encoding universal stress protein, with translation MSIETILLTVKRDDGDRLDYMTQEAIDLATQTGADIVVAHVFESQSDVDEALARLEGVDGTPTDVARRLGSVRRVTKAIEAAGVDFQVEGVVGDPGEAIAGLADRVGADRVFVGGRKRSPTGKAVFGSTAQQILLSAPCPVTFVREE, from the coding sequence ATGAGCATCGAAACGATCCTGCTGACGGTGAAGCGCGACGACGGTGACCGACTCGACTACATGACCCAGGAGGCGATCGACCTGGCTACCCAGACCGGTGCGGACATCGTCGTCGCTCACGTGTTCGAGAGCCAGTCGGACGTCGACGAGGCGCTCGCGCGGTTGGAGGGCGTCGACGGCACCCCGACGGACGTCGCCCGCCGGCTGGGGAGCGTCCGCCGCGTGACGAAGGCGATCGAGGCCGCCGGGGTCGACTTCCAGGTCGAGGGCGTCGTCGGCGATCCCGGGGAAGCGATCGCCGGCCTGGCCGACCGGGTCGGCGCCGACCGCGTGTTCGTCGGCGGGCGCAAGCGGTCCCCGACGGGGAAGGCCGTCTTCGGGTCGACGGCCCAGCAGATCCTGCTGTCGGCACCGTGCCCGGTGACGTTCGTCCGCGAGGAGTGA
- a CDS encoding DUF5611 family protein encodes MKQYKMRRGEHLEDRMPDLKAEIEERFGRVAGTEEFNGHELYVVEDPDNPVFERIVAGAASYSGKKDKLAVHFEERPAEEVIAEGNADAAADAVDAKNSFLLDATGRDAKSRRDSMKRDVEDDAPDY; translated from the coding sequence ATGAAGCAGTACAAGATGCGTCGCGGTGAGCACCTCGAAGATCGGATGCCCGATCTCAAAGCCGAGATCGAAGAGCGGTTCGGCCGGGTTGCGGGCACCGAGGAGTTCAACGGTCACGAGCTGTACGTCGTCGAGGACCCCGATAACCCGGTGTTCGAACGCATCGTGGCCGGCGCGGCGTCGTACTCGGGGAAGAAGGACAAGCTGGCCGTCCACTTCGAGGAGCGCCCCGCCGAGGAGGTCATCGCCGAGGGGAACGCCGACGCCGCCGCCGACGCGGTCGACGCGAAGAACTCGTTCCTCCTCGACGCGACGGGTCGCGACGCCAAGTCGCGCCGCGACTCGATGAAGCGCGACGTCGAGGACGACGCCCCCGACTACTGA